One genomic window of Halorhabdus sp. CBA1104 includes the following:
- a CDS encoding co-chaperone YbbN, with protein sequence MTAPTRDDQAASPERPVALEDEADLDALVETDETVLVEFYTDGCGICASMEPVLGIVAQESDAVIGTINPRDDPPLVDRFDVQSVPLLVVFRDGEPVERVADGFQPAEEVLELIETEA encoded by the coding sequence ATGACGGCACCCACACGCGACGATCAAGCGGCGTCACCCGAGCGGCCGGTCGCCCTCGAAGACGAAGCCGATCTCGACGCGCTCGTCGAGACCGACGAGACCGTTCTCGTCGAGTTCTACACGGACGGCTGTGGGATCTGTGCGTCGATGGAACCCGTTCTGGGGATCGTCGCCCAGGAGAGCGACGCCGTGATCGGGACGATCAACCCGCGAGACGATCCGCCGCTGGTCGATCGCTTCGACGTCCAAAGCGTCCCGCTACTGGTCGTGTTCCGAGACGGTGAACCCGTCGAACGCGTCGCCGACGGCTTCCAGCCAGCCGAAGAGGTACTGGAACTGATTGAAACCGAAGCCTGA
- a CDS encoding L-lactate dehydrogenase, whose amino-acid sequence MPERPVKGKVAIIGAGDVGATTAYALMQSGSVSEMALIDIDHEKAEGEAMDLRHGAAFVKPVNIYAGDYEDAWDADVVVITAGASQKPGETRLELLERNVEIFEDMVPRITEGLNDDSVVLVVANPVDILSYVTWQISDLPWERVIGTGTVLDTSRFRNVLSKNCNVDARNIHAYVIGEHGDSEVLVWSATHMAGVPFDDYCPVCEMDCGLQQREQVAEEVRGAAYEIIDRKGATYYAIALAATDIIESIVRDENSIHTVSTLMDGHQGLEDVYLSMPAVLNRGGVRHVVDLDLDDHEREQFVESGEMLRSELDKLDI is encoded by the coding sequence ATGCCAGAGCGACCAGTCAAAGGGAAAGTAGCGATCATCGGAGCTGGAGACGTTGGCGCGACAACTGCATACGCGCTGATGCAAAGCGGCTCGGTCTCGGAGATGGCCCTGATAGACATCGATCACGAGAAGGCCGAAGGTGAGGCGATGGATCTGCGCCACGGCGCAGCGTTCGTCAAACCAGTAAACATCTACGCCGGCGACTACGAAGACGCCTGGGATGCCGACGTCGTCGTCATCACCGCCGGGGCGAGCCAGAAACCGGGCGAGACGCGCCTGGAATTGTTAGAACGGAACGTCGAGATCTTCGAGGATATGGTCCCCCGAATTACGGAGGGGCTGAACGACGATTCGGTGGTCCTCGTGGTTGCAAACCCTGTCGACATTCTCTCGTATGTCACCTGGCAGATCTCGGATCTGCCCTGGGAACGTGTCATCGGGACTGGGACTGTTCTCGATACCTCGCGGTTCCGAAACGTCCTCAGTAAGAACTGTAACGTCGACGCACGGAACATTCACGCCTACGTCATCGGCGAACACGGCGACAGCGAAGTCCTCGTCTGGAGTGCGACTCACATGGCCGGCGTCCCCTTCGACGACTACTGTCCGGTCTGTGAGATGGACTGTGGGTTACAGCAGCGCGAACAAGTCGCCGAAGAGGTCCGTGGAGCGGCCTACGAGATCATCGACCGGAAGGGCGCGACGTACTACGCTATCGCGTTGGCTGCGACCGACATCATCGAAAGTATCGTCCGGGACGAAAACTCGATCCACACCGTTTCGACACTGATGGACGGCCACCAGGGTCTCGAAGACGTCTATCTGAGCATGCCCGCAGTGCTCAACCGTGGTGGTGTCCGTCATGTAGTCGACCTCGATCTGGACGATCACGAACGCGAGCAGTTCGTCGAATCGGGCGAGATGCTGCGCTCCGAGTTGGACAAATTGGACATCTAG
- a CDS encoding TrmB family transcriptional regulator sugar-binding domain-containing protein, with product MAEQLSELIRSFGFTAKETEAFITILHDGPMTVQEVVDASNISRRHAYNAIDKLEAFNFVVVNDYITPTTVEPAPPDEVREQLQTMVDQLYNRLEERYHRDHYSTETVKILKSRSTVIATMKEMISSAQRRVGISIPAQLFSTVQETLVDAIDNDVATMLLLTDYDEETELESDPPMEETADVIRYSADPGLILLAVDRDFGLVAPTKITSDSSSHRNALYSSQPHLVSVVFTTLMEYQWQIGQEYYVTAPQSLPTTYSNIRKAVIDATLQLKDGVDIAAEIDARPVDEPEAAVTISGEVVEVGQRLIEPITATIPHQSCLYIDNGGETVTVGGTNAYLEDYRARSIRITRL from the coding sequence ATGGCCGAGCAACTCTCGGAGTTGATCCGGTCGTTTGGATTTACTGCCAAGGAGACCGAGGCGTTCATCACGATACTACACGACGGGCCGATGACCGTCCAAGAGGTCGTCGACGCGTCCAATATCTCACGTCGACACGCCTACAACGCGATCGACAAGCTAGAAGCGTTCAACTTCGTTGTCGTCAACGACTATATCACCCCGACCACGGTCGAACCAGCCCCTCCCGACGAAGTTCGCGAGCAGCTTCAAACGATGGTCGACCAGCTGTACAACCGACTGGAGGAACGATACCACCGAGATCACTACAGTACGGAGACCGTCAAGATCCTGAAGTCCAGGTCGACGGTCATCGCGACGATGAAGGAGATGATCTCCTCGGCCCAACGCCGTGTTGGGATTTCGATCCCAGCACAGTTGTTTTCGACAGTGCAGGAGACACTCGTCGATGCTATCGACAACGACGTCGCGACCATGCTGTTGCTTACGGATTACGACGAAGAGACCGAGTTGGAATCCGACCCACCGATGGAAGAAACGGCCGACGTCATCCGGTATTCTGCGGATCCGGGGCTTATTCTGCTTGCAGTGGACCGTGACTTCGGGTTGGTCGCTCCGACAAAGATCACGTCTGACTCATCGAGCCATCGAAATGCGTTGTACTCTTCGCAACCGCACCTCGTCAGTGTCGTCTTCACGACGCTTATGGAATACCAGTGGCAAATCGGACAAGAATACTACGTCACAGCGCCACAGAGTCTTCCGACCACCTATTCGAACATCCGAAAAGCCGTTATCGATGCGACCCTGCAGCTGAAAGACGGTGTCGACATCGCTGCAGAGATAGATGCTCGGCCAGTCGACGAGCCGGAAGCAGCGGTCACGATCAGCGGCGAGGTCGTAGAGGTCGGCCAGCGGTTGATCGAACCGATCACGGCGACGATCCCCCACCAGTCGTGTCTGTATATCGACAACGGCGGGGAAACTGTCACCGTGGGTGGAACCAATGCTTACCTCGAAGATTACCGGGCTCGCTCGATTCGGATCACTCGCCTCTAG
- a CDS encoding NAD(P)H-binding protein, which translates to MKVLVTGATGFVGSSLVPALQAAGHDVVAMTRDASAYDPPSGVAVTEGDLLDPATLSLSEDFDAAYYLVHSLGTGETFAERDRIAAENFRAVADSAGIDRVVYLGGLGEAGDDLSEHLRSRQEVESILAEGDSDLTTLRAAIIVGEGSASFRMVRQLVERLPVMIAPRWLYTECQPIAISDVITYLVGVLDHPATAGETYQIGGPEILTYHEMLTRTADILGKRRYIVPVPVLTPRLSAYWVEFVTDVPAAVSRPLILGLKNPVVVTDDSVEDVITVEKTPFDEAVARAFGGDAEP; encoded by the coding sequence ATGAAGGTTCTGGTCACTGGGGCGACTGGATTCGTCGGTAGTTCGCTCGTCCCTGCCCTACAAGCGGCGGGCCACGACGTCGTCGCGATGACGCGGGACGCAAGTGCCTACGATCCGCCCAGCGGGGTCGCAGTCACCGAGGGCGACTTGCTCGATCCGGCCACGCTTTCCCTCTCCGAAGACTTCGATGCGGCGTACTACCTCGTCCATTCGCTGGGGACCGGCGAGACCTTCGCCGAACGCGACCGGATCGCTGCCGAAAACTTCCGGGCTGTCGCTGACAGTGCCGGCATCGATCGCGTGGTCTATCTCGGCGGGCTGGGTGAGGCCGGCGACGACCTCTCTGAGCATCTCCGCTCGCGTCAGGAAGTCGAATCGATCCTCGCTGAGGGGGACTCCGATCTGACGACGCTCAGAGCGGCGATCATCGTCGGCGAGGGCAGTGCCAGTTTCCGGATGGTTCGTCAACTCGTCGAGCGGCTGCCGGTCATGATCGCGCCACGGTGGCTCTACACCGAGTGCCAGCCGATCGCCATTTCTGACGTGATCACGTATCTGGTCGGCGTCCTCGATCATCCAGCGACTGCCGGCGAGACATACCAGATCGGTGGCCCCGAAATTTTGACCTACCACGAGATGTTGACCCGAACCGCCGACATTCTGGGCAAGCGGCGCTATATCGTCCCGGTCCCAGTGCTCACCCCTCGCCTGTCCGCCTACTGGGTCGAGTTCGTGACCGACGTGCCGGCGGCCGTCTCGCGGCCGCTGATCCTCGGGCTGAAAAACCCTGTCGTCGTCACGGACGATAGCGTCGAAGACGTCATCACCGTCGAGAAGACGCCCTTCGACGAGGCCGTCGCACGTGCGTTTGGAGGCGACGCCGAACCATGA